Proteins from a genomic interval of Ascaphus truei isolate aAscTru1 unplaced genomic scaffold, aAscTru1.hap1 HAP1_SCAFFOLD_809, whole genome shotgun sequence:
- the ZNF668 gene encoding zinc finger protein 668, giving the protein MASLKAELLGEVEVEVELEPEPPGFVASGRRFRCLNCRKTFPNRPRAQRHCQTHESEGPPSLPRNQRRVAQGKQRHQCAHCDKSYKSVSELRNHARSHTGEKPFVCQECGRSFMQPICLRVHMATHSGELPFPCGQCGKAYATPSKLRIHQRLHTGERPFSCPDCGKVFADPSVFRKHRRSHAGLRPHQCSLCQKAYSELKDLKNHERSHTGEKPFLCSDCGKAFSRASSLTCHQRIHAAEKPYKCPLCSKDFTQLSSYQSHQRTHSGEKPYLCPQCGRMFSDPSSFRRHQRAHLGVKPYQCDKCGKPFRQPADLAMHQRIHTGDRPFRCPDCDKSFVASWDLKRHRLSHSAERPFQCQECGKGFAERSGLSKHQRSHSGERPFKCQECGKSFVVSSSLRKHERTHRKAEGAPGTPLSNGDRAGPATCQKCAVSFPTVVDLRKHQRLHPEMRPFRCELCEKGFVDRAGLKKHQRIHSDVRPHVCAHCGKGFLASSDLRKHQRTHAGEAKEEEDEEQEMTTLTLHPAPGEPPPLYDPLVSFLEKVAGGEMDVIDPSPTSS; this is encoded by the coding sequence ATGGCGTCCCTGAAAGCAGAGCTGttgggggaggtggaagtggaggtGGAGCTGGAGCCGGAGCCCCCCGGCTTCGTGGCGTCCGGCCGTCGCTTCCGCTGCCTGAACTGCCGCAAGACCTTCCCGAACCGACCCCGCGCTCAGCGGCACTGCCAGACCCACGAGTCCGAGGGGCCCCCGTCCCTGCCCCGCAACCAAAGGAGGGTGGCGCAGGGCAAGCAGCGGCACCAGTGCGCGCACTGCGACAAGTCCTACAAGTCCGTGTCGGAGCTGCGCAACCACGCCCGGAGCCACACCGGCGAGAAGCCCTTTGTGTGTCAGGAGTGTGGCAGGTCCTTCATGCAGCCCATCTGCCTGCGGGTCCACATGGCCACGCACAGCGGGGAGCTGCCCTTCCCGTGCGGGCAGTGTGGCAAAGCCTACGCCACACCCTCCAAGCTGCGGATCCACCAGCGGCTGCACACGGGCGAGCGCCCCTTCTCCTGCCCGGACTGCGGCAAGGTCTTCGCCGACCCCTCGGTTTTCCGGAAGCACCGGCGGAGCCACGCGGGGCTGCGGCCGCACCAGTGCAGCCTGTGCCAGAAAGCCTACAGCGAGCTGAAAGATCTGAAGAACCACGAGCGGAGCCACACTGGGGAGAAGCCGTTTCTGTGCTCCGACTGTGGCAAGGCCTTCTCCCGCGCCTCCTCCCTCACGTGCCACCAGCGCATCCACGCGGCGGAGAAGCCGTACAAGTGCCCGCTCTGCAGCAAAGACTTTACGCAGCTGTCGTCCTACCAGAGCCACCAGCGCACCCACTCCGGGGAGAAGCCGTACCTGTGCCCGCAGTGCGGGCGGATGTTCTCCGACCCATCTAGCTTCCGCCGGCACCAGCGGGCGCACCTGGGCGTGAAGCCGTACCAGTGCGACAAGTGCGGGAAGCCTTTCCGGCAGCCGGCTGACCTGGCCATGCACCAGCGCATCCACACGGGCGACAGGCCCTTCCGCTGTCCCGACTGCGACAAGAGCTTCGTGGCGTCGTGGGACCTGAAGCGCCACCGGCTGTCGCACAGCGCCGAGCGCCCCTTCCAGTGCCAGGAGTGCGGCAAAGGCTTTGCAGAGCGCTCGGGACTGAGCAAACACCAGCGCTCGCACAGCGGAGAGAGACCTTTCAAGTGCCAGGAGTGCGGCAAGAGCTTCGTGGTGTCGTCCAGCCTGAGGAAGCACGAGCGCACTCACCGCAAAGCGGAAGGGGCGCCGGGGACGCCGCTGAGCAACGGGGACAGGGCTGGGCCCGCCACCTGCCAGAAGTGCGCGGTGTCGTTCCCCACCGTGGTGGACCTGAGGAAGCACCAGAGGCTCCACCCGGAGATGCGGCCCTTCCGCTGCGAGCTCTGCGAGAAGGGCTTCGTGGACCGGGCCGGCCTGAAGAAGCACCAGCGGATCCACAGCGACGTGCGGCCCCACGTCTGCGCGCACTGCGGGAAAGGCTTCCTGGCGTCCTCCGACCTGCGCAAGCACCAGCGGACGCACGCCGGGGAGGCAAAggaggaggaagacgaggagcAGGAGATGACCACGCTAACTCTCCACCCGGCGCCCGGAGAGCCCCCACCGCTCTACGACCCGCTGGTGTCTTTCCTGGAGAAGGTGGCCGGGGGCGAGATGGACGTGATCGACCCGTCGCCCACGTCCAGCTGA